In Numidum massiliense, a single genomic region encodes these proteins:
- a CDS encoding extracellular solute-binding protein, whose protein sequence is MKTVKWVVLPLVLVLVFGSLLGCMAPSDHSGQADKRGTETGSKGKGTKELEEKVVVYSPHGKDILSDFEKQFTEAHPGVKVEWLDIGSQEILDRVRSEKDNPQADIWWGAPSVMFDQAKEEGLLEPYKPSYASALAEEFHAPDFSWSGTSQTPEVIMYNSKQLSAEEVPQDWDDLLDAKWKDKIVIRYPLASGTMRTIYSAMIWRTYKDTNDPQEGYEWLQALDKNTREYSANPEMMYTKIARGEGVLTVWNMPDTVMLKEEKNYPFDFVIPKSGTPVLTEGIALLKGAKHPEAAKAFYEFVNTPEATKLLAEKYYRIPTRNDVTDLPKWITETEIKPMAIDWATFQDKEDEWMDYWDTKIKSGSKEVKE, encoded by the coding sequence TTGAAAACAGTCAAATGGGTCGTGCTGCCACTCGTGCTCGTCTTAGTTTTTGGCAGCTTACTGGGGTGCATGGCACCGAGCGATCACAGCGGTCAAGCAGACAAAAGAGGTACAGAAACAGGTTCGAAAGGAAAAGGAACGAAGGAATTAGAGGAAAAAGTCGTCGTCTACTCCCCACACGGCAAAGATATATTGAGCGACTTCGAAAAACAATTTACAGAGGCGCACCCAGGCGTAAAAGTCGAGTGGCTCGATATAGGTTCCCAAGAAATTCTCGATCGGGTGCGCTCGGAAAAAGATAACCCGCAAGCAGACATTTGGTGGGGGGCGCCTTCGGTAATGTTTGACCAAGCAAAAGAAGAAGGGCTGTTAGAGCCTTACAAACCTTCCTACGCAAGTGCGCTAGCGGAAGAGTTTCACGCACCCGACTTCTCTTGGAGTGGGACGAGCCAAACGCCGGAAGTCATTATGTACAACTCCAAACAACTATCTGCGGAAGAAGTGCCACAGGACTGGGACGATTTATTAGATGCGAAATGGAAAGATAAAATCGTCATCCGCTACCCACTCGCTTCCGGTACGATGCGCACGATTTACTCAGCGATGATCTGGCGAACGTATAAAGACACGAACGACCCACAAGAAGGCTACGAATGGCTGCAAGCGTTAGACAAAAACACGCGGGAGTACTCGGCCAACCCGGAAATGATGTACACGAAAATCGCCCGCGGCGAAGGAGTCCTCACGGTGTGGAACATGCCAGACACGGTCATGTTGAAAGAAGAGAAAAACTACCCGTTCGACTTCGTCATCCCTAAAAGTGGCACGCCAGTGTTGACGGAAGGGATCGCTCTCCTCAAAGGGGCGAAACACCCCGAGGCGGCGAAGGCCTTTTACGAATTCGTCAACACGCCGGAAGCTACTAAGTTGCTTGCAGAAAAATATTACCGCATCCCAACCCGGAACGACGTCACCGATCTGCCAAAGTGGATTACCGAAACCGAAATTAAACCGATGGCTATCGATTGGGCGACATTTCAGGACAAAGAAGACGAATGGATGGACTATTGGGATACGAAAATTAAAAGCGGCAGCAAGGAAGTGAAGGAGTAA
- a CDS encoding ABC transporter permease — protein sequence MPQLDPGRPPVWNYLCSDRALTYVLLLPVLYVLVAFVLYPSFKTLWESFFTKDGAFGLTNYAHFFGAETGTYLEALWNSVYISVLSVIFSACVGVPLAFIFNRYQFPGRSFFATAAIMPIVLPSLVGVMSFMFLYGETGLIPSALKDLFHLDNVPFSIGGVSGILLVHTYTMYVYFYMTVSATINNIDPALEEAAYNLGANRVTVFFKVTLPLLTPALVAGSLLVFMTSMASFSAPFMLAGGYRVLSLQIYFAKMNGDLEMAAAQSVVLSVISISFLLFMRWYQGLRDYQVTTKGVSGHRSEVSNPWLKWSLVTFGIVLLVVLLLPHLTIIVLSLVPEGTWTWQTYPTVFNFDNYRSLMEDPTIWEPVKNSLWMATIATVCNFLFGLLVSYLLVKRKFVGKNAVDILVMLPWALPATVVAMNLIFAFNTKTPFALGNVLVGTFWILPLAYFVRHIPLVVRSTNAALEQVDDSLEEAARNLGAKWFYTFRRVIFPLILPGLMAGTLLAFVTAVGEFVSSVLLYTISNRPISIEIMNQLRMSNLGQASAYAVYQIVLIAAVLFISNKFFGVKGEQPLL from the coding sequence CTGCCACAGCTCGACCCTGGACGCCCTCCCGTTTGGAACTATTTATGTTCTGATCGCGCGCTCACGTACGTCTTGCTCCTGCCCGTCTTATACGTACTCGTCGCTTTCGTCCTCTACCCTTCGTTTAAAACGTTGTGGGAAAGTTTCTTTACGAAGGATGGCGCGTTTGGCCTGACGAATTATGCCCATTTTTTCGGTGCAGAAACGGGAACGTATTTAGAAGCGCTCTGGAATAGCGTGTACATCTCCGTCTTGAGTGTCATCTTCAGCGCTTGCGTCGGTGTCCCCCTCGCCTTCATTTTTAACCGGTATCAATTTCCGGGGCGCTCTTTTTTTGCGACTGCGGCGATCATGCCGATCGTCCTACCTTCCCTCGTCGGGGTGATGTCCTTCATGTTTTTATACGGGGAAACCGGACTAATCCCGAGTGCCTTAAAAGATTTGTTTCACCTCGATAACGTGCCGTTCAGCATTGGCGGCGTTTCCGGTATTTTACTCGTCCACACGTATACGATGTACGTGTACTTTTACATGACGGTCTCTGCGACGATTAACAACATTGACCCTGCACTAGAGGAGGCGGCATACAATTTGGGCGCCAACCGGGTCACCGTCTTTTTTAAAGTGACGTTACCTTTACTCACGCCTGCACTCGTCGCCGGCTCACTGCTCGTATTTATGACCTCGATGGCGTCGTTTAGCGCACCGTTTATGCTCGCCGGCGGGTACCGCGTGCTCAGTTTGCAAATATATTTTGCCAAAATGAACGGCGACTTGGAGATGGCAGCGGCACAATCGGTCGTCCTTTCGGTCATCTCGATCAGCTTTCTGCTGTTCATGCGCTGGTATCAAGGCTTGCGCGACTACCAAGTGACGACCAAAGGGGTAAGCGGCCACCGCAGCGAAGTGTCCAATCCGTGGCTGAAGTGGAGTCTCGTCACATTCGGCATCGTCTTGCTCGTCGTGCTGCTCCTTCCGCACCTAACGATCATCGTATTGTCACTCGTTCCCGAAGGTACGTGGACGTGGCAAACGTATCCGACTGTGTTTAACTTCGACAACTACCGCTCGTTAATGGAAGACCCGACCATTTGGGAACCAGTCAAAAATAGTTTGTGGATGGCGACTATAGCCACCGTCTGTAACTTCCTATTCGGGCTGCTCGTCTCCTATTTGTTAGTGAAGCGTAAATTTGTCGGTAAGAACGCCGTCGACATACTGGTCATGCTGCCGTGGGCACTTCCAGCAACCGTCGTAGCGATGAATTTGATTTTCGCCTTTAACACGAAAACGCCCTTCGCCCTCGGCAACGTATTAGTCGGTACCTTTTGGATTTTGCCACTCGCCTACTTCGTCCGCCACATCCCACTCGTCGTCCGTTCGACGAACGCCGCGCTCGAGCAAGTCGACGATTCGCTCGAAGAGGCAGCCCGCAATTTAGGTGCCAAATGGTTTTACACCTTTCGACGCGTCATTTTTCCGCTCATCTTGCCCGGATTAATGGCAGGAACGTTGCTCGCGTTCGTCACGGCGGTCGGTGAGTTCGTGTCATCCGTGTTGCTGTATACGATTTCTAACCGCCCGATCTCGATTGAAATTATGAACCAATTGCGGATGTCTAATTTAGGTCAGGCTTCTGCCTATGCGGTGTACCAAATAGTGTTAATCGCTGCAGTACTA
- a CDS encoding NEW3 domain-containing protein, whose translation MSSSVESANVVKAEMNRDDTGKRASTNEEVELWKVVRPLDTIVSFMNTGAHPDDEFSALLAYLSLGKGVRTSSVIANRGEGGQNEIGNELGNGLGIVRSLELQEASKVTNIHLSQLSRELDDAIYDFGFSKSPEETLEKWGEEVTYERLVREIREQRPDILYPSFRDVPSQHGHHRAMNQLTVRAFRDAADPAVFPEQLAEGLSPWQPRKLYLPGTKEEETLRFNIGTVDAVYGKTYPQLGEDSRYLHKSQGMGRDLPVEDYYVSLYLADSVVNSGRERTIFDALPYDFADYGKGLSSKKWKKALPAYQRQLDRVVAAYPNKDNIVKQGRKALQETRALLKAVDKDRRQLPEDTRVDLMHRLLVKEQQLQRASAVASDVQLTLQPKNMQLTRGAETDVTFTVHNKGAYALTNVQVKPIVPKGWEVTRVKKIARVKPGEKRQLSFRVKVAKDASFFRPYDDAVLRATVSYSLKGVRIAEQVNPANTVAVLPDFGLQLTPEKTMFNSEKNGESLSVQARVTNYVNGRNDGYIAVNAPDGWRVAPERINVAFKKQGEQKDVRFVLTPTADTTPGTYTIDVTAHNAKGSSFSAQVQPIQYDHIGRSYWLRDSQVTVEAFPLKMVEGLKVGYVDSGFDGVAEALKQAGMDVTLLSERDLASGDLSRYDTIVVGIRAYLSRDDLRAHNDRLLDYVKRGGHVVMQYHKPGDNWSPQLSPFPLQPGEPSIQWRVTDETAPVTILAPEHPVFHAPNAIAEADFNGWVQERGLYFPSSWDKAYTPLLSMADPGEEPFTGGLLTANYGEGSYVYTSLVWYRQIQSQIPGGYRMFVNLISYPHVQ comes from the coding sequence ATGTCGTCTTCCGTTGAAAGCGCAAACGTCGTGAAAGCCGAGATGAACAGGGACGATACAGGTAAGCGTGCATCGACGAATGAAGAAGTTGAGCTATGGAAAGTCGTGCGGCCCCTTGACACCATTGTGAGCTTTATGAATACGGGCGCGCACCCAGACGACGAGTTTAGTGCCCTGTTAGCGTACCTTTCCCTCGGAAAAGGGGTACGTACGAGCAGCGTGATTGCCAACCGCGGCGAAGGTGGGCAAAACGAGATCGGCAACGAGTTAGGGAACGGCTTAGGAATCGTTCGCTCACTCGAGTTGCAAGAAGCGTCGAAAGTGACGAACATCCATTTGTCGCAACTGAGTCGTGAGCTGGATGATGCCATTTACGATTTCGGATTCTCCAAATCCCCGGAAGAAACGCTAGAAAAATGGGGCGAGGAAGTGACTTACGAACGGCTCGTTCGCGAGATCCGCGAACAGCGGCCAGACATATTGTATCCGTCATTTAGGGATGTCCCATCCCAGCACGGCCATCATCGCGCCATGAATCAACTGACGGTGCGCGCGTTTCGCGATGCGGCAGATCCAGCTGTATTTCCGGAACAGTTGGCGGAAGGACTAAGCCCTTGGCAACCGCGCAAACTGTACTTACCGGGAACGAAGGAAGAAGAAACGTTGCGCTTTAATATTGGTACCGTCGATGCCGTCTACGGAAAGACGTATCCGCAACTGGGCGAGGACTCGCGCTACTTACACAAAAGCCAAGGCATGGGTCGCGATCTACCGGTAGAAGACTACTATGTGTCGCTCTATTTGGCTGACAGTGTCGTCAACTCGGGTCGCGAACGAACGATCTTTGACGCGTTGCCGTACGATTTTGCCGACTATGGGAAAGGGTTGTCTAGTAAGAAGTGGAAAAAGGCGCTCCCGGCGTATCAACGACAGTTGGATCGCGTCGTTGCGGCTTATCCGAATAAAGACAACATCGTTAAGCAGGGGCGAAAGGCATTGCAAGAGACGCGAGCTTTGTTGAAGGCCGTCGACAAAGACCGCCGGCAATTGCCTGAGGATACGCGGGTAGACCTAATGCATCGACTGCTAGTGAAAGAGCAACAGCTGCAACGGGCAAGTGCTGTCGCATCCGATGTACAGCTCACCTTACAGCCAAAAAACATGCAACTGACGCGTGGCGCGGAAACAGACGTCACGTTTACGGTTCACAATAAAGGTGCCTACGCATTAACGAATGTGCAAGTTAAGCCGATCGTACCGAAAGGGTGGGAAGTGACACGTGTCAAAAAAATTGCCCGGGTGAAGCCTGGTGAAAAACGACAGCTTTCCTTTAGAGTGAAAGTGGCGAAGGATGCCTCGTTTTTCCGCCCCTACGACGATGCGGTTTTACGGGCGACAGTCAGTTATTCGTTAAAAGGTGTGCGCATCGCCGAACAAGTCAATCCCGCGAATACGGTCGCCGTATTACCGGACTTCGGTTTACAGCTCACCCCCGAGAAAACGATGTTCAACTCGGAGAAAAACGGTGAGTCACTTTCCGTACAGGCGCGAGTGACGAACTATGTGAACGGACGAAACGACGGCTATATCGCGGTCAATGCGCCCGACGGTTGGCGTGTCGCACCGGAGCGAATAAATGTCGCGTTCAAGAAGCAAGGGGAGCAAAAGGATGTGCGCTTTGTCCTCACGCCAACAGCAGACACGACGCCCGGGACGTATACAATCGACGTGACGGCGCACAATGCGAAGGGCAGCAGTTTTTCTGCGCAAGTGCAACCCATTCAGTACGATCACATCGGGAGGAGCTATTGGTTGAGAGACAGCCAAGTAACTGTCGAGGCTTTCCCGCTGAAGATGGTGGAAGGGTTAAAAGTAGGCTACGTAGACAGCGGCTTTGACGGCGTAGCTGAGGCGCTTAAGCAAGCGGGCATGGACGTTACACTCCTCTCCGAGAGGGATCTTGCAAGTGGCGATCTGTCACGCTACGATACGATCGTCGTCGGCATTCGCGCTTATTTAAGTCGCGACGATTTGCGGGCGCACAACGATCGTTTGCTCGACTATGTCAAACGGGGCGGTCACGTCGTCATGCAATACCATAAACCGGGAGACAACTGGTCGCCACAGTTGTCCCCGTTCCCGCTGCAACCTGGCGAACCGTCAATCCAGTGGCGCGTGACCGATGAAACAGCACCGGTGACGATTTTGGCGCCAGAACACCCTGTTTTCCACGCTCCTAATGCGATTGCGGAAGCCGACTTTAACGGCTGGGTCCAAGAGCGCGGACTTTACTTCCCGTCGAGTTGGGATAAGGCGTACACACCGCTGTTGTCGATGGCCGATCCCGGCGAAGAGCCGTTTACCGGTGGATTGCTCACCGCCAATTACGGGGAAGGCAGTTACGTCTATACGAGCTTAGTGTGGTACCGACAAATTCAAAGCCAAATTCCTGGTGGCTATCGCATGTTCGTTAACTTGATTAGTTACCCGCATGTGCAGTAA